The following proteins come from a genomic window of Nitrospirota bacterium:
- a CDS encoding NADH-ubiquinone oxidoreductase-F iron-sulfur binding region domain-containing protein gives MEDTSIEIKVCLGTSGRASGGSDVIRSFKRLIQESGIEARIGKRCGYKEVGCRGFCSKDVLVDVIINGSKRTYQSVKPIMVERIVKEHILDGTPVAEWLVNDDYESFHSKQHKIVLGPCGEISPESIDEYLGMNGYKSARRAITSMTPDEVIKKVYLSGLRGRGGSGFLTGRKWKICRNQPDAPKYIICNIGEVNRALAEGNPHAIIEGLLIGGYAIGTDKGYLYIRERYHLSVERLRTAIAQAREKGFLGKGLFGTGFDFDIEFSFGTEAFICGEETALMESIEGKRAMPRPRPPFPAQRGLWGKPTVINNAETLSNIPIIIGKGPAWFSSIGTEESKGTKVFTLSGKVKNNGLVEIPMGMSLRDIVYGIGGGIDGGRALKAVQVGGPSGGLIPVSMIDMGLDYENLSKVGSIVGSGGMVVFDEEDCIVSVTRFLLEFLQRESCGKCTPCRVGTKRMFELLTKITDGNGEEADLFTLERLSAIMSASSLCGLGRTAANPFITSLSHFKGEYLAHIRDKKCPAGVCTALITFVVADDLCKGCGLCRKKCPANAITGEVKKPHRIDSGLCVKCGACYKACKFKAIKKV, from the coding sequence ATGGAAGATACGTCAATCGAAATAAAAGTCTGCCTCGGCACGTCGGGGAGGGCGTCGGGCGGGTCCGATGTGATCAGGTCCTTCAAGCGCCTCATCCAGGAGAGCGGCATCGAGGCGCGCATAGGGAAGCGGTGCGGCTACAAAGAAGTCGGATGCAGGGGCTTCTGCTCAAAAGACGTGCTCGTCGACGTCATCATAAACGGCAGTAAGCGCACCTACCAGTCGGTAAAGCCTATTATGGTCGAGCGCATCGTGAAAGAGCACATTCTCGACGGAACGCCTGTCGCCGAGTGGCTCGTCAATGACGATTACGAATCGTTCCACAGCAAGCAGCACAAGATCGTGCTCGGCCCCTGCGGCGAGATAAGCCCCGAGAGCATTGACGAGTATCTCGGCATGAACGGTTACAAATCCGCGCGCCGGGCCATCACCTCCATGACGCCGGATGAGGTGATCAAGAAGGTCTATCTCTCCGGGCTGCGGGGGCGGGGCGGAAGCGGATTCCTTACCGGAAGAAAATGGAAGATATGCCGGAACCAGCCGGATGCGCCCAAGTATATCATCTGCAACATCGGCGAGGTGAACAGGGCGCTCGCCGAGGGGAATCCCCACGCGATCATCGAGGGCCTGCTGATCGGCGGGTACGCGATCGGTACGGACAAAGGGTATCTCTATATCCGCGAGCGGTACCACCTCTCGGTCGAGCGGCTGCGCACCGCGATTGCGCAGGCCCGGGAGAAGGGCTTCCTGGGAAAGGGCCTCTTCGGCACCGGGTTCGATTTCGATATAGAGTTCAGCTTCGGCACCGAGGCCTTCATCTGCGGCGAGGAGACGGCGCTGATGGAGTCGATCGAGGGCAAGCGGGCGATGCCGCGGCCGCGGCCCCCCTTCCCTGCCCAGCGGGGGCTATGGGGAAAGCCGACGGTCATCAATAATGCCGAAACGCTCTCCAATATACCCATCATTATCGGCAAAGGGCCTGCATGGTTCTCCTCGATCGGAACGGAAGAGAGCAAGGGCACGAAGGTGTTCACCCTCTCCGGCAAGGTGAAGAACAACGGTCTCGTCGAAATCCCGATGGGCATGTCGCTGAGAGATATCGTGTACGGTATCGGCGGCGGCATCGACGGCGGGAGGGCGCTCAAGGCGGTCCAGGTCGGCGGCCCCTCGGGCGGCCTCATCCCGGTCTCGATGATCGATATGGGGCTCGACTACGAAAACCTTTCGAAGGTGGGCAGCATCGTCGGGTCAGGAGGCATGGTGGTCTTCGATGAGGAGGACTGCATCGTCTCGGTCACCCGGTTCCTGCTCGAATTCCTCCAGCGGGAGTCCTGCGGCAAATGCACGCCCTGCAGGGTCGGAACCAAACGCATGTTCGAGCTGCTGACTAAAATAACCGACGGCAACGGCGAAGAGGCCGACCTCTTCACCCTGGAACGGCTCAGCGCGATCATGTCCGCCTCGTCGCTCTGCGGTCTCGGCAGGACCGCTGCCAATCCTTTCATCACGAGCCTCTCCCACTTCAAAGGCGAGTACCTCGCCCACATCCGCGATAAGAAATGCCCCGCCGGCGTCTGCACGGCGCTGATCACCTTCGTGGTAGCGGACGACCTGTGCAAGGGGTGCGGGCTCTGCAGGAAGAAGTGCCCTGCGAACGCCATAACCGGCGAGGTGAAGAAGCCGCACCGGATCGACAGCGGCCTCTGCGTGAAGTGCGGGGCCTGTTACAAGGCATGCAAATTCAAGGCGATAAAGAAAGTATAG
- a CDS encoding formate--tetrahydrofolate ligase, translating into MPLDPTKHADWEIAEAAEKNMKTVYELAEQLGLEKQELLPHGHYVAKVDFKSVLERLKNRPDGKYVDVTAITPTPLGEGKSTTTMGLTQGMGKRGKNVVAAIRQPSGGPTMNIKGSAAGGGLSQCIPLTPFSLGLTGDINAIMNSHNLAMVALTSRMQHEANYTDEQLAKRKLKRLNIDPRNVEMKWIIDFCAQALRNIVIGLGGKTDGFMMQSGFAIAVSSEVMAILAVAKDLKDMRERMGKIVVAYSKTGEPVTTEDLGVAGAMTAWMVEALNPNLMQTIEGQPVFVHAGPFANIAIGQSSIIADRVALKLGDYNITESGFAADIGFEKFWNLKCRYSDLKPNAAVLVATIRALKCHGGAPIPVPGKPIPEEYKGENVGWVEKGCDNLIHLVNVIKKAGINPVVCVNAFYTDTENEIKAVRRIAEAAGARVAVSKHWQYGGEGALELADAVIDACNEPNDFKFLYELDTPLRKRIELIATEVYGADGVDYSAEAAAKAKRLEADPEIAKLGTCMVKTHLSLSDNPNLKGVPKGWRLSIRDILTYKGAGFVVPVAGSITLMPGTASDPAYRRVDVDVETGKVKGVF; encoded by the coding sequence ATGCCGCTGGATCCAACGAAGCACGCCGATTGGGAAATCGCCGAAGCAGCAGAAAAGAACATGAAGACCGTCTACGAGCTGGCCGAGCAGCTCGGACTCGAGAAGCAGGAGCTCCTCCCCCACGGCCACTACGTCGCAAAGGTCGATTTCAAGAGCGTCCTGGAGCGTCTCAAGAACAGGCCTGACGGCAAATACGTAGACGTCACCGCGATCACCCCGACCCCGCTGGGAGAGGGAAAATCGACCACCACCATGGGTCTCACCCAGGGCATGGGGAAACGCGGCAAGAATGTCGTCGCCGCGATCCGCCAGCCTTCCGGCGGCCCGACCATGAACATCAAGGGCTCGGCAGCGGGCGGCGGTCTTTCGCAATGCATTCCCCTCACCCCGTTCTCGCTCGGTCTCACCGGCGACATCAATGCGATCATGAACTCCCACAACCTCGCCATGGTCGCCCTTACCTCCCGGATGCAGCATGAGGCGAACTATACCGACGAGCAGCTCGCAAAGCGGAAACTGAAGAGGCTCAACATCGATCCCCGCAATGTAGAAATGAAGTGGATCATCGATTTCTGCGCCCAGGCCCTCAGAAACATAGTCATTGGCCTCGGCGGCAAGACCGACGGTTTCATGATGCAGTCCGGTTTCGCGATCGCGGTCTCTTCCGAAGTCATGGCTATCCTGGCCGTCGCAAAAGACCTCAAGGACATGAGAGAAAGAATGGGCAAAATCGTCGTTGCTTACAGCAAGACCGGCGAGCCCGTCACTACCGAAGACCTCGGCGTTGCCGGCGCCATGACCGCCTGGATGGTCGAGGCGCTGAACCCGAACCTCATGCAGACCATCGAGGGCCAGCCGGTGTTCGTCCACGCTGGTCCGTTCGCCAATATCGCCATCGGTCAGTCGTCGATCATCGCCGACAGAGTCGCTCTCAAGCTCGGCGATTACAATATTACCGAGTCGGGCTTTGCCGCCGACATCGGCTTCGAGAAGTTCTGGAACCTCAAGTGCCGCTACTCAGATCTCAAGCCGAATGCGGCCGTTCTCGTCGCTACTATCAGGGCATTGAAGTGCCACGGCGGCGCTCCGATCCCGGTCCCCGGCAAGCCGATTCCTGAGGAGTACAAGGGCGAGAACGTGGGCTGGGTCGAGAAGGGCTGTGACAACCTGATCCACCTGGTAAATGTTATCAAGAAAGCTGGCATCAACCCGGTTGTCTGCGTTAACGCCTTCTACACCGATACCGAGAACGAGATCAAGGCTGTCCGGAGGATTGCAGAGGCTGCCGGCGCCCGTGTTGCTGTCTCCAAACACTGGCAGTACGGCGGTGAGGGCGCACTCGAGCTCGCCGACGCAGTCATCGACGCTTGCAACGAGCCGAACGACTTCAAGTTCCTCTACGAGCTCGACACCCCGCTCCGCAAGCGCATCGAGCTGATCGCCACCGAGGTTTATGGCGCAGACGGTGTTGATTATTCTGCCGAAGCTGCTGCAAAGGCGAAGCGGCTCGAGGCTGATCCCGAGATTGCGAAGCTCGGCACCTGTATGGTCAAGACCCATCTCAGCCTTTCGGACAACCCGAACCTGAAGGGTGTCCCCAAGGGCTGGAGGCTCTCTATCCGCGACATCCTCACCTACAAGGGAGCTGGCTTCGTCGTTCCTGTCGCAGGGTCCATAACCCTGATGCCGGGGACCGCTTCAGACCCCGCCTACCGCAGGGTCGATGTCGATGTCGAGACCGGCAAGGTAAAGGGCGTGTTCTAA
- the fdhF gene encoding formate dehydrogenase subunit alpha, whose amino-acid sequence MQIQGDKESIAMENKRTVRFRINGIEGEAPEGTTVLAAARRMGIDIPALCHHPRISSSGACRICLVEIKGQPVTSCTTEVEEGMEIITNSPYIEDLRRDIIDLMLSDHPYDCMVCQKTGECELQELAYKYGIRNPIFSGERRVYPRKDGNPFIDRDMEKCILCGRCVKICHEVQGAGAIDFAYKGFSTKICPPFERDLDCEFCGQCVMVCPTGALVAKDWIGKGRYWKIREVDTTCPYCGTGCTITLHVKDNAIVRVTAKEEKGVNKGLLCVKGRFGHEFVASPDRLTKPLIRIKDRSNRSNRSSRSNGLNDLNGLNGLNQAFRNGLNGLFREVSWDEALDYAARRLREIRDAHGPDAIAGLSSARCTTEENFLFQKFMRAAVGTNNVDHCARLUHAPTVASLATIFGSGAMTNSIREVEGNEVIFIIGSNTKESHPVIANQMITACRKGARIIVADPRKIAMTRFAALWMRQRPGTDVALLNTMAHVILNEGLHNRSFIDDHTAGFDEWKRSLDEFTPEAGERLTGVPKETIIKAAVMYGSSRKAAIYYTMGITQHAHGTANVNAIANLALLTGNIGRENTGINPLRGQNNVQGACDAGCLPNVLPGYQRVALPEVRKKFEHAWAVSLPSKPGLTAPEITEKAAEGAIKAIYVMGEDPVLGEPNKQHTVKGLERLEFLLVQDIFLTETAMRADVVLPAVCFAEKEGTFTNTERRVQRVRRAVLPPGEAKADSWIIAELSKRMGCEMNYASPEEVFEELGSLWPALEGITYTRIEEKGIQWPSPTRSHPGTPFLYKGGFPRGRVSFTPVPFAPPREERSGDFPFVLTTGRNLFQYHFGSMTRRVSAIEKHAGKPYLEVNPDDARSLGIEDGAPVTVTSRHGSVSLGVRITERVARGEVFLPLHYAEAAANLLTSEKALDYAKTPSYKYTPVRIEPLPALNSDEEEQ is encoded by the coding sequence ATGCAAATTCAAGGCGATAAAGAAAGTATAGCCATGGAGAACAAGAGAACGGTTCGCTTCAGGATCAACGGCATCGAGGGTGAAGCCCCGGAGGGGACGACGGTGCTCGCAGCTGCGCGCCGGATGGGAATCGATATCCCCGCGCTCTGCCACCATCCCCGGATATCCTCTTCGGGCGCCTGCAGGATATGTCTCGTCGAAATAAAGGGACAGCCGGTGACCTCCTGCACCACCGAGGTGGAAGAGGGCATGGAGATCATCACCAACTCGCCGTATATCGAGGACCTCCGCAGGGATATCATCGACCTGATGCTCAGCGATCACCCCTACGACTGCATGGTCTGCCAGAAGACGGGCGAATGCGAGCTGCAGGAGCTCGCCTACAAGTACGGGATACGGAACCCGATCTTCAGCGGCGAACGGAGAGTCTATCCCCGAAAAGACGGCAATCCCTTTATCGACCGGGATATGGAGAAATGCATACTCTGCGGCCGCTGCGTCAAGATCTGCCACGAGGTGCAGGGAGCAGGCGCCATCGATTTCGCTTACAAGGGATTCTCGACCAAGATATGCCCGCCCTTCGAGCGGGACCTCGATTGCGAGTTCTGCGGCCAGTGCGTCATGGTCTGCCCTACCGGCGCGCTCGTGGCAAAGGACTGGATCGGGAAGGGACGGTACTGGAAGATACGGGAGGTGGATACGACCTGTCCCTATTGCGGCACCGGCTGCACCATCACCCTGCATGTAAAAGACAACGCCATCGTGCGCGTGACGGCGAAGGAGGAGAAGGGCGTCAATAAAGGGCTTCTCTGTGTCAAAGGCCGCTTCGGCCACGAGTTCGTCGCGAGCCCCGACCGCCTTACGAAACCGCTTATAAGAATAAAGGACCGTTCAAACCGCTCAAACCGTTCAAGCCGTTCAAACGGTTTAAACGACTTGAACGGCTTAAACGGTTTGAACCAGGCTTTTAGAAACGGTTTGAACGGTCTTTTCAGAGAGGTTTCGTGGGACGAGGCGCTCGATTATGCTGCCCGGCGGTTGCGGGAGATACGGGATGCCCACGGGCCTGACGCCATCGCCGGGCTCTCCTCTGCCCGCTGCACGACCGAAGAGAACTTCCTCTTCCAGAAGTTCATGCGCGCGGCGGTGGGCACGAACAACGTCGACCACTGCGCCCGGCTTTGACACGCGCCCACGGTGGCCAGTCTGGCCACGATCTTCGGCTCGGGAGCGATGACCAATTCGATTCGCGAAGTCGAAGGAAACGAGGTCATCTTCATCATCGGCTCCAATACGAAGGAGTCCCACCCGGTCATCGCCAACCAGATGATCACGGCCTGCCGGAAGGGAGCGCGCATCATCGTCGCCGACCCGCGCAAGATCGCCATGACGAGGTTTGCCGCCCTCTGGATGCGGCAGCGGCCCGGGACCGATGTGGCGCTCCTCAACACCATGGCCCATGTCATCCTCAATGAGGGGCTTCATAACCGATCGTTCATCGATGACCATACAGCGGGATTCGACGAGTGGAAGCGGTCGCTCGACGAGTTCACGCCCGAGGCAGGCGAGCGGCTCACCGGCGTCCCGAAAGAGACGATCATCAAGGCAGCGGTCATGTACGGAAGCTCCCGCAAGGCGGCTATCTACTATACGATGGGCATTACCCAGCATGCCCACGGGACCGCCAATGTGAACGCAATCGCGAACCTGGCGCTCCTGACCGGCAATATCGGCAGGGAGAACACCGGTATAAATCCGCTGCGGGGACAGAACAATGTCCAGGGCGCCTGTGATGCCGGCTGCCTGCCGAATGTCCTGCCCGGGTACCAGCGGGTCGCCCTTCCCGAGGTCCGGAAGAAGTTCGAGCATGCGTGGGCGGTCTCACTCCCCTCGAAGCCGGGCCTGACAGCGCCCGAGATCACGGAGAAGGCGGCGGAGGGAGCGATCAAGGCGATCTACGTGATGGGAGAGGACCCGGTTCTGGGCGAGCCCAACAAGCAGCATACGGTAAAAGGGCTCGAGCGGCTCGAGTTCCTCCTGGTCCAGGATATCTTCCTCACCGAGACGGCCATGCGCGCCGATGTCGTGCTGCCGGCGGTCTGCTTCGCCGAAAAGGAAGGCACCTTCACCAACACCGAGCGCAGGGTGCAGCGCGTGCGCAGGGCCGTGCTCCCGCCCGGCGAGGCGAAGGCCGACTCCTGGATCATCGCCGAGCTCTCGAAGCGCATGGGCTGCGAGATGAACTACGCCTCGCCGGAAGAGGTTTTCGAGGAGCTCGGCAGCCTCTGGCCGGCCCTCGAAGGAATAACCTACACCAGGATAGAGGAGAAAGGAATCCAGTGGCCCTCTCCCACCCGGAGCCATCCCGGAACGCCCTTCCTCTATAAAGGAGGATTTCCTCGCGGAAGAGTCTCCTTTACCCCTGTCCCCTTCGCCCCGCCGAGGGAGGAACGGAGCGGAGACTTCCCCTTTGTCCTGACGACGGGAAGGAACCTTTTCCAGTACCATTTCGGTTCCATGACGCGCCGGGTGTCCGCTATCGAGAAGCACGCCGGAAAGCCCTATCTCGAGGTCAATCCCGACGACGCCCGCTCGCTCGGTATCGAGGATGGAGCTCCCGTCACCGTGACCTCTCGGCACGGGAGCGTTTCGCTGGGGGTGCGCATCACCGAACGCGTCGCCCGTGGGGAGGTCTTCCTGCCGCTCCACTATGCCGAAGCAGCCGCAAATCTGCTCACCAGCGAAAAGGCGCTCGACTATGCGAAAACGCCCTCTTATAAATACACCCCGGTGCGCATTGAGCCGCTGCCGGCGTTAAATTCCGACGAGGAGGAACAGTGA
- a CDS encoding cyclic nucleotide-binding domain-containing protein, whose protein sequence is MADIRVELQVQTLLRGLDENEIGKIIPLLTTLNAQKDTSVFREGEPSRGIYMITRGRVEISKTTPDGWRQPLVILSRGNFMGEIAVLEKTHHCSDAKAFDAAELLLFPTAAFEEMEKKEPFIMLKIIKNIAIISGMNVRRMNDKFIKALVNY, encoded by the coding sequence ATGGCCGACATACGCGTCGAATTGCAGGTCCAGACCCTCTTGAGGGGGCTCGACGAGAATGAGATCGGGAAGATCATTCCGCTGCTGACGACTCTCAACGCCCAGAAGGACACCTCTGTCTTCAGGGAGGGCGAACCCTCACGGGGGATTTATATGATCACCAGGGGCCGCGTAGAGATCTCGAAGACCACTCCTGACGGCTGGCGGCAGCCGCTGGTCATCCTGAGCAGGGGCAACTTCATGGGCGAAATCGCGGTCCTCGAAAAGACCCACCACTGCAGCGACGCAAAAGCCTTTGATGCGGCGGAGCTATTGCTGTTTCCCACGGCAGCCTTCGAGGAGATGGAAAAAAAAGAGCCGTTTATTATGTTGAAGATCATAAAGAATATTGCTATAATTTCGGGAATGAACGTTCGCCGCATGAATGACAAGTTCATCAAAGCGCTCGTGAATTACTAA
- a CDS encoding NAD(P)H-dependent oxidoreductase subunit E, whose product MDDKLLNKILNDFSAANGNLITLLQRIQDAFGYVPEHAVAWFSRKLDIPESSFFGVITFYPKFRLKPVGKNTVTVCCGAACHIKGGDKILKKVRETLSLPEGEDTTANLSFTVEKATCIGACSIAPVVILNNEVYGTTDPEGVAKLLKGYEKEDEFLGYLL is encoded by the coding sequence ATGGACGATAAACTGCTCAATAAGATCCTGAACGATTTCTCCGCTGCCAACGGGAACCTTATTACGCTCCTGCAGAGAATTCAGGATGCCTTCGGTTATGTGCCGGAGCATGCCGTCGCCTGGTTTTCCCGCAAGCTCGATATACCCGAGAGCAGTTTTTTCGGGGTGATCACCTTCTATCCCAAGTTCCGGCTCAAGCCGGTCGGCAAGAATACCGTCACCGTCTGCTGCGGTGCCGCGTGCCATATCAAGGGAGGCGACAAGATTCTCAAGAAGGTCAGGGAGACCCTCTCTCTGCCTGAAGGCGAAGATACGACCGCGAATCTCTCCTTCACCGTAGAAAAGGCGACCTGCATCGGCGCCTGCAGCATCGCTCCGGTCGTTATCCTCAACAATGAGGTCTACGGCACTACCGACCCCGAGGGCGTCGCCAAGCTCCTCAAGGGATACGAGAAGGAGGACGAGTTCCTCGGCTATCTCTTGTAA